A stretch of the Capsicum annuum cultivar UCD-10X-F1 chromosome 8, UCD10Xv1.1, whole genome shotgun sequence genome encodes the following:
- the LOC107846688 gene encoding apyrase 1: MEHEKMVKRNRQYGDSMPDKIHRYRGVILVISVPVLLICFVLFVMPKTDSMGGGSVNRKLSPKFGSRNYAVVFDAGSSGSRVHVFCLDQHLDLVPIGSDLELFLQKKPGLSAYPSDPAAAANSLKSLLEQAEDVVPMELRSNTPVRVGATAGLRQLGGNASDKILQAVRNFLKSKSSLKSKASWVTVLDGSQEGAYQWVTINYLLGNLGRKYSDTVGVVDLGGGSVQMAYAISESDAQKAPKLSDGEDTYVQAMYLKGAKYYLYVHSYLHYGLLAARAEILKVTKESGSPCILTGHHGSYKYGGKVYPASAMSQGSSVTNCRLVALKALKVNESTCTHMKCTFDGVWNGGGGDGQKNMFVASFFFDRAAEVGFIDPNVAVARVRPIDFESAARRACDTRLDDAKATFPRVVPDNLPYLCMDLVYQYTLLVDGFGLDARQEMTLVKKVKYKNSLVEAAWPLGSAIEVASSMN, encoded by the exons ATGGAACATGAGAAAATGGTGAAACGGAATAGGCAATACGGGGATTCAATGCCAGATAAGATCCATAGATATCGTGGAGTGATACTTGTGATTTCAGTTCCTGTTTTGCTTATTTGTTTTGTGCTTTTTGTAATGCCGAAGACTGATTCAATGGGGGGAGGTTCAGTTAATAGGAAGTTATCTCCGAAATTTGGATCCAGAAATTATGCGGTTGTTTTTGATGCGGGTAGTTCTGGTAGTAGGGTTCATGTTTTCTGCCTTGATCAGCATTTGGATCTTGTTCCTATTGGCAGTGACCTCGAGCTCTTCCTGCAG AAAAAACCAGGTTTGAGTGCATATCCTAGTGACCCTGCAGCCGCTGCAAATTCTCTCAAGTCACTTCTGGAGCAAGCAGAGGATGTAGTTCCAATGGAATTGCGCAGTAACACACCAGTCAGAGTTGGG GCAACTGCAGGTTTGAGGCAGTTGGGAGGTAATGCATCTGACAAGATTCTTCAAGCG GTGAGGAATTTTCTAAAGAGCAAAAGCAGCCTCAAGTCAAAGGCAAGTTGGGTTACTGTTCTTGACGGGAGCCAGGAAGGTGCTTACCAATGG GTCACCATCAATTATTTGCTAGGGAATTTGGGTAGGAAATATTCTGATACTGTTGGAGTGGTTGATCTTGGAGGTGGCTCAGTACAAATGGCATATGCCATCTCAGAGTCAGATGCTCAAAAGGCTCCAAAGCTGTCAGATGGAGAGGATACGTACGTGCAAGCAATGTATCTCAAGGGGGCAAAATATTACCTCTATGTTCACAG TTATTTGCACTATGGATTGCTAGCAGCTCGAGCTGAGATTCTGAAGGTGACTAAGGAATCTGGCAGTCCTTGCATCTTGACAGGGCATCATG GGTCCTACAAGTATGGAGGAAAGGTTTACCCAGCATCAGCTATGTCTCAGGGTTCAAGCGTAACAAATTGTAGGTTGGTAGCCCTGAAGGCTCTGAAAGTTAATGAATCAACATGCACCCACATGAAATGCACCTTTGATGGGGTGTGGAATGGTGGAGGTGGAGATGGTCAGAAGAATATGTTTGTTGCCTCATTTTTCTTTGACAGAGCTGCTGAG GTTGGTTTTATTGATCCAAATGTAGCTGTTGCTAGAGTTCGTCCAATTGATTTTGAGAGTGCAGCTAGACGTGCTTGTGATACTAGACTTGATGATGCCAAAGCTACATTTCCTCGTGTGGTCCCAGACAACTTGCCATACTTGTGCATGGATCTTGTTTACCAGTACACTCTACTTGTAGATGGATTTG GACTTGATGCTCGACAAGAAATGACATTGGTGAAAAAGGTGAAATACAAGAATTCCTTGGTTGAAGCAGCATGGCCATTAGGTAGTGCCATTGAAGTTGCATCATCAATGAATTAA